In Aquiflexum balticum DSM 16537, a single genomic region encodes these proteins:
- a CDS encoding dipeptidase has product MNLPIIDTHCDILSYLAKIPNASADNSDDIACSIPLLKKGNVKMQVCAIYTDVAPGSMELATKQAHKFREMLINHSMDTCPANGEFLTNILSSSKIGLVTAVENAAGLADEKVPISKAYKQLENLIQLTGRIAYISLTHHTENRFGGGNYTKGIGLKDDGKRLLDYVSGKSIAIDLSHTSDKLAEGILNHIDSSKLDLQVIASHSNFRHIWNHKRNLTDEFAKEIIHRKGIIGVNFLRAFLDDKNPEGILDHILYGFEIGAEDQICFGADFFYTKDFPDKKRFPFYFPVVENASKYPSLLQILSQQLSNQQLEKLAYGNCQRFFSQLWKE; this is encoded by the coding sequence ATGAACCTTCCGATAATTGATACCCACTGCGATATCTTGTCCTACCTGGCAAAAATCCCAAATGCCTCTGCAGATAATTCAGATGATATAGCTTGTTCCATTCCTTTGTTGAAAAAAGGGAATGTTAAAATGCAGGTTTGTGCCATCTATACAGATGTGGCACCAGGAAGTATGGAGCTTGCGACCAAACAGGCACATAAATTCAGGGAAATGCTCATTAACCATTCCATGGATACCTGTCCAGCTAATGGGGAATTTCTCACAAATATCCTTAGTAGTTCAAAAATCGGCTTGGTCACCGCAGTTGAAAATGCTGCTGGATTGGCGGATGAAAAAGTCCCTATCTCTAAGGCCTATAAGCAGTTGGAAAATTTGATCCAGCTTACGGGAAGGATTGCTTACATCAGCCTCACCCACCATACAGAAAACAGGTTTGGTGGCGGAAATTATACTAAAGGTATCGGATTGAAGGATGATGGAAAAAGGCTTCTCGATTATGTTTCTGGAAAAAGCATTGCTATCGACCTTTCCCATACCTCTGATAAGCTTGCCGAAGGTATCCTGAACCATATTGATTCATCAAAGCTTGACTTACAAGTGATTGCGAGTCATTCCAACTTCAGGCACATCTGGAATCACAAAAGAAACTTAACAGATGAATTTGCCAAAGAGATCATTCATCGAAAGGGAATTATTGGGGTTAATTTTCTTAGAGCCTTTTTGGATGACAAAAATCCGGAAGGAATTTTAGACCACATTCTTTATGGATTTGAAATCGGTGCAGAAGATCAGATTTGTTTTGGCGCAGATTTTTTTTATACCAAGGATTTCCCTGATAAGAAACGTTTTCCTTTCTATTTCCCTGTAGTCGAAAATGCTTCCAAATATCCCTCTCTTTTACAGATATTGTCACAACAGCTTTCCAATCAACAATTGGAAAAACTTGCTTATGGAAACTGTCAGCGATTTTTTTCCCAATTGTGGAAAGAATAA
- a CDS encoding DUF6702 family protein, which produces MQLNYIFMLFLGWKVFFHPFYISLTEIRYNPENQSLEIAQKIFWDDLEVALTKIYETKVDFLNPSNSDALEEMVKSYILEKNEIMVNGQKLNLDYLGFEIEEEAVWFYMEALKVPSPNNVQIRNEVLIEHFEGQQNIVNFYKEQKPKSLILYKGKEMGTLNF; this is translated from the coding sequence ATGCAATTGAATTACATTTTCATGCTCTTTTTGGGATGGAAGGTGTTTTTTCACCCTTTCTACATCAGTCTGACCGAAATCCGCTACAATCCGGAAAACCAAAGCTTGGAAATAGCACAGAAAATATTTTGGGATGACCTTGAAGTAGCGTTGACTAAAATTTATGAGACCAAGGTTGATTTTCTCAATCCAAGTAATAGCGATGCATTGGAAGAAATGGTTAAGTCCTACATATTAGAAAAAAATGAGATTATGGTCAATGGCCAAAAGTTGAACTTAGACTATCTTGGATTCGAGATTGAAGAGGAAGCTGTTTGGTTTTATATGGAGGCATTGAAAGTCCCTTCGCCAAATAATGTCCAAATTCGTAATGAAGTCTTGATCGAACATTTTGAAGGACAACAGAACATTGTCAACTTTTATAAAGAACAGAAACCAAAAAGCCTGATATTGTACAAGGGAAAGGAAATGGGGACGTTGAATTTTTGA
- a CDS encoding BamA/TamA family outer membrane protein, translating to MPKKCFSLILILSLCSFQAFPQSFARKYINGILNDTSDISKPQFLIYPTLAFAPETSWEIGLSSLLVYYAKRDTTNRLSEISGFTFVTLENQYGIWFDHAIYSDQNKWFFLGRIRLQSFPLKYHGIGMDTPEDYLALVDANQIMIKERVLREIKQNLYFGLEADFQRISRVDFQPSSEAPEFDLPLGYAGSTNLGLGLGLVYDDRHNVLNVRKGRFSELALLRYFPAFSDFGFNTIISDTRIFQPVGKNNVLAWQLLGQFNSGDVPFNQLALMGGDSMMRGYYLGRFRDNNQIATQVELRMLPLPLGFSKRIGAAVFAGTGTVFPDFSKSAIHKVVWSAGGGLRFLLFPKKDIYTRFDVAFTQEGTGYYLFIGEAF from the coding sequence ATGCCCAAAAAGTGTTTTTCACTGATATTGATACTGTCTCTTTGTAGCTTCCAAGCTTTTCCCCAAAGCTTTGCAAGGAAGTATATCAATGGAATCCTGAACGATACTTCAGACATCAGCAAGCCCCAATTTCTGATTTATCCCACTTTGGCCTTTGCCCCGGAAACAAGCTGGGAAATCGGGCTTTCCTCCCTATTGGTCTATTATGCCAAGAGGGATACCACAAACAGACTCAGCGAAATCAGTGGTTTTACCTTTGTCACTTTGGAAAACCAATATGGAATATGGTTTGATCACGCGATTTACTCTGACCAAAATAAATGGTTTTTTCTGGGAAGGATCAGGTTACAGAGTTTTCCCCTGAAATACCACGGCATAGGGATGGATACGCCTGAAGATTACTTGGCCTTGGTCGACGCAAATCAGATTATGATTAAAGAACGGGTATTGAGGGAAATTAAACAAAATCTTTATTTTGGACTGGAAGCTGATTTTCAGCGTATCTCAAGGGTAGATTTCCAACCTTCCTCTGAAGCTCCTGAATTTGATCTTCCTTTGGGCTATGCCGGTTCCACCAACTTGGGTTTGGGCTTAGGATTGGTCTATGATGACAGACATAACGTGCTGAATGTCCGAAAAGGTCGGTTTTCAGAACTGGCCCTATTGCGATATTTCCCTGCTTTTAGTGATTTTGGTTTCAATACGATCATTTCAGATACAAGAATCTTTCAACCCGTAGGTAAAAACAATGTATTGGCTTGGCAGCTATTGGGACAGTTCAATTCCGGAGATGTGCCTTTCAACCAATTGGCGCTGATGGGGGGAGACAGCATGATGCGGGGATATTATTTGGGTAGGTTTAGGGATAACAATCAAATCGCTACTCAAGTTGAATTGCGGATGTTACCTTTGCCTTTAGGATTTTCAAAAAGAATCGGGGCTGCAGTTTTTGCAGGAACAGGTACGGTTTTTCCCGATTTTTCCAAATCTGCGATCCACAAGGTTGTTTGGTCTGCAGGTGGCGGATTACGTTTTTTACTATTCCCCAAAAAAGATATTTATACCCGGTTTGATGTGGCCTTTACCCAAGAGGGGACAGGATATTATTTGTTTATTGGGGAAGCTTTTTGA
- a CDS encoding 3-hydroxyanthranilate 3,4-dioxygenase, whose product MAVSKPINFQKWIEENRNLLKPPIGNQVMYKGNDDFIVMVVGGPNSRKDFHYNEGEEFFYQVEGEITLKIVDEGEVRDIKIGAGDMFLLPARTPHSPRRPANTIGLVMERYRKPGEKDGFIWHCENCGNKLYEEYAEITDIVNQLPPIMERFWSNPENTKCKKCGTVMEK is encoded by the coding sequence ATGGCAGTTTCTAAACCTATCAATTTTCAAAAGTGGATCGAAGAAAACAGAAACCTTTTAAAACCACCTATTGGGAATCAGGTCATGTATAAAGGCAATGATGATTTTATTGTCATGGTAGTCGGAGGTCCCAATTCAAGAAAGGATTTCCATTATAATGAAGGGGAGGAATTTTTCTATCAGGTGGAAGGGGAAATAACCCTGAAAATAGTTGATGAAGGCGAGGTGAGGGATATCAAAATCGGAGCAGGAGATATGTTTTTATTGCCCGCCAGGACCCCTCACTCCCCTAGAAGGCCTGCCAATACCATTGGATTAGTAATGGAGAGGTACCGCAAGCCGGGTGAGAAAGATGGCTTCATTTGGCACTGTGAAAACTGCGGAAACAAGCTTTATGAAGAATATGCCGAAATCACAGATATAGTCAATCAATTGCCGCCGATAATGGAAAGATTCTGGAGCAATCCGGAAAATACGAAATGTAAAAAATGTGGGACTGTTATGGAAAAGTAA
- a CDS encoding dipeptide epimerase, with amino-acid sequence MKLSFFVKDLPLKHTFTIAHQSRDIQDTVIVKLEEGNFIGLGETTTNPFYGMTAENITKTLEESRDFVELGYWEKPQELWEISKFSFTKNPFAQCALDMAAWDLFTKMQGKKLYEYLGLDPKDIPVTNYTIGIDTIENMVSKMKEVEWPLYKIKLGTDHDMEIIRELRKHTDATFRIDANCAWTVEQAIQYSEELAKLNVEFMEQPLPKDDLEGMKEVFKHSKLPLIADESCIVEKDVKKCHGLFHGINIKLVKAGGITPALRMIKQAKSLGMKTMVGCMTESSIGISAIAHIAPLLDYVDMDGAMLLAEDIADGVHITPEGVTFPDRNGIGAELI; translated from the coding sequence ATGAAGCTATCATTTTTCGTCAAGGATTTACCGCTCAAACATACATTTACCATTGCCCATCAAAGTAGAGATATACAGGATACTGTTATTGTGAAGTTGGAAGAGGGAAATTTTATTGGTTTGGGTGAGACCACGACAAATCCTTTTTACGGGATGACTGCCGAAAATATTACAAAAACATTAGAGGAAAGTCGGGACTTTGTAGAATTGGGTTATTGGGAGAAGCCCCAGGAACTTTGGGAAATCAGTAAATTCAGTTTTACCAAAAATCCTTTTGCGCAATGTGCATTGGATATGGCTGCTTGGGATTTATTTACCAAAATGCAGGGTAAAAAACTATATGAATATCTTGGACTTGATCCTAAGGATATACCGGTCACAAATTATACTATCGGAATAGACACCATTGAAAATATGGTTTCCAAGATGAAAGAAGTAGAATGGCCTTTATACAAGATCAAGCTTGGAACAGACCACGATATGGAGATCATCAGGGAACTTCGTAAACACACTGACGCCACTTTTAGAATAGATGCCAATTGTGCGTGGACCGTGGAACAAGCAATTCAATACTCTGAAGAATTGGCCAAACTGAATGTGGAGTTTATGGAACAACCCTTGCCAAAAGATGATTTGGAAGGAATGAAGGAAGTATTCAAACACAGTAAACTTCCCCTGATTGCTGATGAAAGCTGTATCGTAGAAAAAGATGTAAAAAAATGTCATGGGTTGTTTCATGGCATTAATATCAAGTTGGTCAAAGCAGGAGGAATCACTCCGGCTTTGAGAATGATCAAACAAGCCAAATCCCTGGGAATGAAAACGATGGTTGGTTGCATGACCGAATCTTCTATTGGAATCTCCGCTATCGCCCATATTGCCCCATTGTTGGATTATGTGGATATGGATGGAGCAATGCTGTTGGCTGAAGACATTGCTGACGGGGTGCATATTACACCCGAAGGGGTAACTTTCCCGGATAGAAACGGGATTGGGGCGGAGTTGATTTAA
- a CDS encoding HupE/UreJ family protein — translation MGQFQLYFQLGIQHILDLKGFDHILFVVALCAIYVLRDWKKIIILVTAFTIGHSITLALATLKLVSINSDWVEFLIPVTIAITAFSNILSPKPSSGRGIQVNYFFALFFGLIHGLGFSNYLRSLLGKEASIFQPLLAFNLGLEVGQLVIVAIFMVVAGILVGIVGVNKKDWALIISSVVFGMAVMMMIDTKFW, via the coding sequence ATGGGACAGTTTCAACTGTATTTTCAATTAGGTATTCAACACATCCTGGACCTAAAAGGGTTTGATCATATATTATTCGTCGTAGCACTTTGTGCCATTTATGTATTGCGGGACTGGAAAAAAATCATCATTCTGGTTACTGCATTTACTATAGGGCATTCTATCACCTTGGCCTTGGCTACGCTGAAATTGGTCAGTATCAATTCTGATTGGGTGGAATTTCTAATTCCGGTTACAATAGCCATAACAGCATTCAGTAATATCCTTTCTCCCAAACCAAGTTCAGGCAGGGGAATTCAGGTCAATTATTTCTTTGCACTTTTCTTTGGATTGATCCATGGTTTGGGTTTTTCCAATTACCTGAGATCGTTATTGGGAAAGGAAGCTTCGATATTTCAACCTTTATTGGCTTTTAATTTAGGATTGGAGGTAGGTCAGTTGGTGATTGTGGCTATCTTTATGGTGGTGGCAGGGATCTTAGTCGGGATAGTAGGGGTAAACAAAAAAGACTGGGCTTTGATCATATCCTCGGTTGTATTTGGAATGGCAGTGATGATGATGATTGATACAAAGTTTTGGTAG
- a CDS encoding DUF2207 domain-containing protein, which translates to MKRYIFFFLLVVFGQTLYAQEEYIRSFHSDLQVDASGMLTVTETIEIYAAGEQIRRGIVRTLPLSGTDYRYKTVKTDYKVIHVKMNGEDSPYDTEKKQGNLFINVGDDSFLEPGWYTFQIKYTAEGQLGYFEDYDELYWNVNGFGWVFRIASISAAVQIPQEAEFLQSSCYTGYSGSTEQNCSTETLPDGRMIFRAENLASGQNLTIATGFTKGIVSLPPPPTFFEQFGLLIFTGIMTLVLLVYYIYTWRKYGVDPPSPTVIPEFNPPSDLSPASMGMLHKGYFWGELISASIVHLAVNGYLRIEEKSKDQLFGLIKSTEFHLVKLKEDDDALPKEERKLMQYFFTNGNVAVIDGKYSSHFKSMYQAYMNSLVTEHKPFLTQGSNWKFWVGPVFIFIIYALVASRFDYNYYGPPTTLDFNIGDLPILPLAIFFVVFISISLIKKRGTNWLFFSLIGMLFLGGSFYLFSNSAISLNNFTLIVFIVFAVISFFTYIYLIRQPSEEKLDLKARIDGFKRYLSAAEERQLQMFNPPKLTPEVFEKLLPYAMAFKVDKIWGEKFQTLMERASLQNQHRTSWYSGSRAYSYGALGNHINRSLTNSINSSSGTNSSGGSGSSGGGSSGGGRGGGGGGGR; encoded by the coding sequence GTGAAAAGGTACATCTTTTTCTTTCTGCTAGTTGTTTTTGGTCAAACACTGTATGCACAGGAGGAATATATCCGGTCATTCCATTCGGATTTGCAGGTAGATGCTTCCGGCATGTTGACTGTTACTGAGACCATCGAAATATATGCTGCCGGTGAGCAGATCAGAAGAGGAATTGTGAGGACCTTGCCTTTGTCTGGCACGGATTACCGTTACAAAACTGTCAAAACCGATTATAAGGTCATCCATGTAAAAATGAACGGCGAGGACAGTCCTTATGATACAGAAAAGAAGCAGGGAAATTTGTTTATTAATGTTGGTGACGATAGTTTTTTGGAACCTGGCTGGTATACTTTTCAAATAAAATATACTGCTGAAGGGCAATTGGGCTATTTTGAGGATTATGATGAGCTCTATTGGAATGTGAATGGCTTTGGTTGGGTTTTTAGAATTGCAAGCATTTCAGCAGCTGTCCAAATTCCTCAGGAAGCGGAATTTTTACAATCTTCATGCTATACAGGATATTCAGGCTCTACTGAACAAAACTGCAGTACAGAAACGCTTCCCGATGGTAGAATGATTTTCAGGGCAGAAAACCTTGCTTCCGGGCAAAATCTCACTATAGCAACAGGATTTACAAAGGGAATTGTAAGTCTTCCGCCTCCACCTACTTTTTTTGAACAGTTTGGTTTATTGATATTTACAGGTATTATGACCTTAGTCCTTTTGGTCTATTACATCTATACCTGGCGGAAGTATGGGGTAGATCCACCCAGCCCTACTGTCATCCCTGAATTTAATCCTCCTTCTGATTTGTCCCCAGCTTCTATGGGTATGCTGCATAAAGGATATTTCTGGGGAGAGTTGATATCCGCCTCCATAGTACATCTGGCAGTGAACGGTTATCTTAGGATTGAAGAAAAAAGTAAGGACCAACTCTTCGGGTTAATTAAGTCCACCGAATTCCATTTGGTAAAGTTAAAAGAGGATGATGATGCTTTACCCAAAGAAGAGCGGAAGCTGATGCAATATTTTTTCACCAATGGCAATGTCGCGGTCATTGATGGAAAATACAGCAGCCATTTTAAAAGTATGTATCAGGCCTATATGAACAGTTTGGTGACTGAGCATAAACCTTTTTTAACACAGGGAAGCAACTGGAAATTTTGGGTAGGCCCAGTTTTTATTTTTATTATTTACGCTTTGGTAGCAAGTAGATTTGATTACAATTATTATGGTCCACCAACAACGCTGGATTTTAATATTGGAGACTTACCAATACTTCCTTTGGCTATTTTCTTTGTGGTTTTCATCAGTATTTCTCTTATCAAAAAAAGGGGAACAAACTGGTTGTTTTTTTCCTTGATTGGGATGTTGTTTTTGGGGGGATCTTTTTATTTATTTTCCAATAGTGCCATTTCACTGAATAATTTTACTCTTATTGTTTTTATTGTTTTCGCAGTAATTTCCTTCTTTACCTATATCTATCTGATCCGTCAACCAAGTGAGGAGAAACTGGATTTAAAGGCAAGAATTGACGGTTTCAAAAGGTATTTGAGTGCTGCTGAAGAAAGACAACTTCAGATGTTCAATCCTCCAAAGTTGACTCCCGAAGTATTTGAAAAGCTCCTTCCCTATGCCATGGCATTTAAAGTCGATAAAATCTGGGGAGAGAAATTCCAAACCTTAATGGAAAGGGCCAGCCTTCAAAATCAGCACCGTACTTCTTGGTATTCGGGTTCCCGAGCATATTCCTATGGTGCATTGGGGAATCACATCAACAGATCCCTTACCAATTCCATCAATAGTTCCTCAGGGACCAATAGCAGTGGTGGCAGTGGATCATCAGGAGGGGGTTCTTCCGGAGGTGGAAGAGGCGGCGGAGGCGGAGGTGGACGTTGA
- a CDS encoding LemA family protein: MTTILLIACIVLILVFYVISIYNRLIKLRTIVSEAWSGIDVQLKKRYDLIPNLLETVKGYASHERETFESVTKARNAAQSAQGVLDQQVAENNLNRSLMNLFAVAEQYPELKSNTNFLQMQQDLASIEQDIERSRRYYNGSVRDQNILIDSFPSNLVANNFGFQKSAFFELDNETERAVPKVNFK; encoded by the coding sequence ATGACCACTATCCTACTTATTGCCTGCATTGTATTGATTCTTGTTTTTTATGTCATCAGTATCTACAACCGCCTGATTAAACTAAGAACAATTGTCTCTGAAGCTTGGAGCGGAATAGATGTACAACTTAAAAAACGTTATGATCTGATTCCAAATCTTCTGGAAACCGTAAAGGGCTATGCGTCTCATGAAAGGGAAACATTTGAAAGTGTGACCAAAGCCCGAAATGCAGCTCAATCCGCTCAGGGAGTGCTGGACCAACAAGTGGCTGAAAATAACCTCAACCGTTCTCTGATGAACTTATTTGCGGTAGCAGAACAATATCCTGAATTAAAATCAAATACCAATTTTCTTCAGATGCAGCAGGACCTGGCATCCATAGAACAGGATATCGAAAGATCCCGAAGATATTATAATGGTTCGGTGAGAGATCAGAATATTTTGATTGATTCATTTCCAAGCAACTTGGTTGCCAATAATTTTGGTTTTCAAAAATCAGCGTTTTTTGAGCTTGATAATGAAACCGAAAGGGCTGTTCCTAAAGTCAATTTCAAGTGA
- a CDS encoding M14 family zinc carboxypeptidase yields the protein MKKKNSFGIRMFQILVFSLIFFSLSCQNQVDPVMDIGFLETAYEKYQEQSVQTRRFKYGEVIHLVKDRKGDFLVEEIGKSVEGKAIYQMNIGNGPIKILLWSQMHGNESTATMALFDLFNFFEGENDGMDEVRNKLKEKLNIRFIPMLNPDGMDQWMRRNALDIDLNRDAASLTSPEAVILKNARDSFEPDFGFNLHDQNIYYTAGETPTPATISVLAPAYNFETEVNDIRKRAIQVIVGMNRLIQEAAPGHVGKYDDAFEPRAFGDNIQKWGTSTILIESGGYPNDPEKQYIRKLNFMIILHALIEIADSSYTNYSLDDYYAIPDNATRLMDVMIRNLPMQKGDLTYNIDLGIRQREVDAHGSYFVNGGIEDLGDLSIFYGYEELDASGMEIIEGKIYENAFEKPVDITPEKALELLREGFLAVKVEEAEERELYDLPILVLRNSGAIPFGIRTGGSPNFYLAKDGELKYALVNGYLINLESPKKTDFKQRVL from the coding sequence ATGAAGAAAAAAAATAGTTTCGGGATCCGAATGTTTCAAATTCTTGTCTTTAGCCTGATTTTCTTTTCCTTGTCCTGCCAAAATCAAGTTGATCCAGTAATGGATATTGGTTTTTTAGAGACTGCTTATGAAAAATACCAAGAACAAAGTGTTCAGACCAGAAGATTCAAATACGGAGAAGTAATTCATTTGGTAAAGGACCGGAAAGGAGATTTCCTAGTGGAAGAAATAGGGAAATCGGTAGAAGGAAAAGCTATTTATCAGATGAATATTGGGAACGGGCCCATTAAAATCCTGCTTTGGTCTCAGATGCACGGCAACGAGTCAACAGCAACCATGGCACTTTTTGACTTATTCAATTTTTTTGAAGGCGAAAATGACGGTATGGATGAAGTCCGAAACAAATTGAAAGAAAAACTAAATATAAGATTCATTCCCATGCTCAACCCCGATGGTATGGATCAATGGATGAGACGAAACGCGTTGGATATTGATTTAAATCGGGATGCTGCCTCATTGACCTCGCCTGAGGCTGTGATTTTAAAGAATGCCAGAGATTCGTTTGAACCTGATTTTGGATTCAACCTGCATGATCAAAACATTTATTATACTGCAGGAGAAACTCCCACTCCGGCCACCATTTCCGTATTGGCACCCGCTTACAATTTCGAAACAGAAGTCAATGATATCAGGAAAAGAGCCATTCAGGTCATCGTGGGAATGAACAGGTTGATTCAGGAAGCTGCACCGGGACATGTTGGGAAATATGATGATGCTTTTGAGCCCAGAGCTTTTGGAGACAATATCCAAAAATGGGGGACGAGTACCATTTTGATAGAATCAGGAGGATATCCCAATGATCCGGAAAAGCAGTATATCAGAAAACTGAATTTCATGATCATCCTACATGCACTGATTGAAATAGCAGACTCTAGTTACACGAACTATTCCTTGGATGATTATTATGCCATTCCTGACAATGCCACCAGATTGATGGATGTAATGATAAGAAACTTGCCGATGCAAAAAGGAGATTTAACTTACAATATAGACTTGGGTATCAGACAGCGGGAAGTGGATGCACATGGCTCCTATTTTGTAAATGGAGGAATTGAAGATTTGGGTGACTTGTCCATTTTTTATGGGTATGAAGAGTTGGATGCTTCAGGAATGGAAATCATTGAAGGAAAAATCTATGAAAATGCCTTTGAAAAACCAGTAGACATTACCCCTGAGAAAGCCTTGGAACTGCTCCGGGAAGGATTTCTTGCTGTGAAGGTTGAAGAAGCGGAGGAAAGAGAGTTGTATGATTTACCGATTTTGGTCTTGAGAAATTCAGGTGCTATACCTTTTGGAATCCGAACAGGTGGAAGTCCTAATTTTTATCTGGCAAAGGATGGGGAATTGAAATATGCCCTGGTCAATGGCTACCTGATCAATCTGGAGTCCCCGAAAAAGACTGATTTTAAACAGCGAGTTCTTTGA